One Bacteroidota bacterium genomic region harbors:
- a CDS encoding biopolymer transporter ExbD, which yields MSEVQQSDGGQEKGKHKKVRAKKSSTHIDMTPMVDLAFLLLTFFILTTTFSKPKTMDITMPVKDKVEDSERTKVPASQTVSILLTENDRIIWYVGMDDPSQPPVTNLADFSQSGPNSIRTMLLERNKLVVDKVKMVEDSVKRGLIPDKEDEIKKHKAAVKGDKAGVIVLIKPDEKSKYKNLVDILDEMLICNVGRYAIVDLSDSERELIKNTK from the coding sequence ATGTCAGAAGTTCAACAGTCGGACGGCGGCCAGGAAAAGGGTAAACATAAAAAGGTCCGGGCCAAGAAATCTTCCACCCACATCGACATGACGCCGATGGTGGATCTTGCGTTCCTGCTGCTCACCTTCTTCATCCTTACGACGACTTTCAGTAAGCCGAAAACAATGGACATCACAATGCCCGTGAAAGACAAAGTTGAGGATTCTGAAAGAACAAAAGTTCCGGCATCTCAAACCGTATCTATTCTGTTGACCGAAAATGATAGAATTATCTGGTATGTTGGTATGGATGACCCATCCCAACCACCCGTAACCAACCTTGCCGATTTTTCACAGTCAGGCCCGAACAGTATCCGTACAATGCTTCTGGAAAGAAACAAGCTGGTTGTTGACAAAGTAAAAATGGTTGAAGACTCCGTCAAAAGAGGCCTCATTCCGGATAAAGAAGACGAAATTAAAAAACACAAAGCCGCTGTAAAAGGCGACAAAGCCGGGGTTATCGTTTTGATAAAGCCCGATGAAAAATCGAAATACAAAAACCTGGTAGATATCCTGGACGAAATGCTGATCTGCAACGTGGGCCGGTATGCGATTGTTGATTTATCAGATTCAGAAAGAGAGTTAATCAAGAACACCAAATAA
- a CDS encoding substrate-binding domain-containing protein — MKSSFKINLLLLAVIGSVFSFSCSSDSKKPEYTDTPTSGDILILVDESYKPLLQVQIDTFMKIYKYANIRVKYLPEADVFNELMKNDSVRLAVVARPLNKDESAYFDGRKIIPRVNKLAIDAVALVTNPDNPDTLITFEQAGKMFSGQTQTWKQLNPKSKLDSIRIVFDNNGSSNSRYLKETFHLKTPLPQNWSATNSNADVIEYVSKNPHALGVVSVNWISDKDDAQVNAFLQKVKVVEVSSADTTLEKEYYKPYQAYIALKQYPFIRDVLIVIRESRNGLGTGFASFAVGDQGQRLVRLMGMLPATMPIRIIKVNS, encoded by the coding sequence ATGAAATCCAGTTTTAAAATAAATCTGCTTTTGCTTGCCGTCATCGGCTCCGTATTTTCTTTTTCCTGTTCCTCGGATTCCAAAAAACCGGAATATACCGATACGCCGACCTCAGGAGACATCCTGATCCTTGTCGATGAATCCTACAAACCATTACTCCAGGTGCAGATCGACACCTTCATGAAAATTTACAAGTACGCGAACATTCGCGTCAAATACCTTCCTGAAGCAGATGTGTTCAATGAATTGATGAAAAATGATTCCGTCAGACTAGCGGTAGTTGCCAGACCTTTGAACAAAGACGAGTCCGCATATTTTGACGGAAGAAAAATAATTCCAAGAGTGAACAAACTTGCCATTGACGCTGTAGCCTTAGTGACAAATCCGGATAACCCGGATACACTAATTACATTCGAACAGGCCGGTAAAATGTTTTCAGGACAAACACAAACCTGGAAACAACTTAACCCGAAATCAAAACTTGATTCGATCCGTATTGTTTTTGATAACAACGGTTCGAGTAATTCCCGCTATCTGAAAGAAACATTTCATCTGAAAACTCCGCTTCCACAAAATTGGTCCGCCACAAACTCCAATGCGGATGTAATTGAATATGTAAGCAAAAATCCTCATGCGCTCGGAGTTGTGAGTGTGAATTGGATCAGCGATAAAGACGATGCGCAAGTCAACGCATTCCTCCAAAAGGTGAAAGTTGTAGAGGTTTCTTCGGCGGATACAACACTCGAAAAAGAATATTATAAGCCCTATCAGGCTTACATTGCACTCAAACAATATCCATTTATCCGTGACGTTTTAATTGTTATCCGTGAGAGCAGAAACGGTCTTGGCACAGGCTTTGCTTCCTTCGCGGTCGGCGATCAGGGACAACGCCTCGTGCGTTTGATGGGAATGCTGCCGGCAACAATGCCAATACGGATTATTAAAGTCAATTCTTGA
- a CDS encoding biopolymer transporter ExbD, with protein MPKIKVPKKSPSLDMTPMVDLAFLLVTFFMLTTKFRPDEPVIVDQPSSISEIPLPDKGVILLTVDGKGRVFFNVEGQQTRMDILDKIASRFNLTFDEKEKKRFSVLSSVGMPSTMLKEYLGADEAKRKTMNDATPGIPSDSTNNELTFWINAARTVAPRHSIAIKGDQDADIPTIKRVITTLQDNKANRFALITNLESAGDVAPAKK; from the coding sequence ATGCCGAAGATTAAAGTTCCCAAAAAGTCTCCTTCGCTGGACATGACCCCAATGGTCGACCTGGCTTTCCTGCTGGTGACATTTTTCATGCTCACCACCAAGTTTCGCCCGGACGAACCGGTCATTGTTGACCAGCCCTCTTCCATCAGCGAAATTCCGTTGCCCGACAAAGGAGTGATTTTACTTACTGTTGACGGCAAAGGCCGGGTGTTCTTCAATGTCGAAGGACAACAAACCCGAATGGACATCCTCGATAAAATAGCCTCTCGTTTCAATCTTACCTTTGATGAAAAAGAGAAAAAAAGATTTTCTGTGTTATCGTCTGTTGGTATGCCAAGTACAATGTTGAAAGAATACCTCGGCGCAGATGAAGCGAAAAGAAAAACAATGAACGACGCGACACCGGGTATCCCAAGCGATTCAACAAACAATGAGTTGACTTTCTGGATCAATGCCGCCAGAACGGTAGCACCACGTCATAGCATTGCAATCAAAGGCGACCAGGACGCGGACATTCCTACGATTAAACGTGTAATTACTACTCTCCAGGACAATAAGGCAAATCGTTTTGCGCTCATCACAAATTTGGAGAGCGCAGGAGATGTTGCTCCTGCAAAAAAATAA
- a CDS encoding MotA/TolQ/ExbB proton channel family protein has product MSNSSSKGGSIQSILAAAVIPIAIGIGFAIWKFIMGDPSGFEDGDINKNPLPNHIMATMYKGGFLVPILMGTFITTIVFSIERFITIGKSKGTGNIESFIQRIRTLMADGNIDAAKAECAKQRGSIANVVNAGLDSYRQMQADKNLDKERKLLGIQKELEEATTLELPMLSKNLVIISTIASIATLLGLLGTVMGMIRAFSAIATSGAPDAVALSTGISEALNNTALGIGTSALAIIMYNFFTSRIDSITYGIDEAGYSIVQSFAARYKEN; this is encoded by the coding sequence ATGAGCAACTCGTCATCCAAAGGAGGAAGCATTCAATCGATTCTTGCAGCTGCAGTTATTCCGATTGCTATTGGTATCGGTTTCGCGATCTGGAAATTTATCATGGGCGACCCGTCCGGTTTCGAAGACGGTGATATCAACAAAAACCCGCTTCCCAACCATATCATGGCCACCATGTATAAGGGCGGTTTTCTTGTTCCGATTTTGATGGGCACCTTTATTACAACTATTGTTTTTTCAATCGAACGATTCATTACGATTGGAAAATCAAAAGGAACAGGAAATATTGAAAGCTTCATTCAACGAATCCGTACCCTGATGGCTGACGGTAATATTGATGCTGCAAAAGCGGAATGCGCTAAGCAACGCGGCTCTATTGCAAATGTTGTGAATGCCGGGCTTGACAGTTACCGTCAAATGCAAGCCGATAAAAATCTGGACAAAGAGCGTAAACTGCTTGGAATCCAAAAGGAACTGGAAGAAGCTACAACCCTGGAGCTTCCAATGCTTTCTAAAAACCTTGTCATCATTTCTACCATCGCTTCCATCGCGACCCTCCTCGGTCTTCTTGGAACGGTTATGGGTATGATTCGCGCCTTCTCGGCGATCGCTACATCCGGTGCTCCGGACGCAGTTGCTCTTTCAACAGGTATCTCTGAAGCGCTGAACAATACAGCTCTCGGTATCGGTACATCAGCACTTGCGATCATCATGTACAACTTCTTCACCAGCCGTATCGATAGTATCACTTACGGTATTGACGAGGCCGGCTACAGTATCGTTCAGTCGTTTGCCGCTCGTTACAAAGAAAACTAA
- a CDS encoding energy transducer TonB: MRILGWDNAVNPERVELVFAERNKEYGAYVIRKKYQRRVLMALLYSVAGIVVIVGVPKLLEVLSKVKLSSKTAVTEVVTLAEPPPIDKTTPPPPPVIPPPPVQQTIKFTPPKVVKDEEAQEPPPTQEEVKDIQVSTQTQEGSKDIVDLPPENPVVADPDEGKVFTVVEEMPTFPGGEEKLFEYLQRNIKYPPVARENGIQGRVYVTFVVDKDGKIKEAKVLRGIQGGCDEEALRVVRSMPDWKPGRQNGRNVQVQYNLPVNFTLK; this comes from the coding sequence ATGAGAATTCTTGGATGGGACAATGCAGTGAACCCTGAGCGGGTAGAACTGGTATTTGCCGAACGTAATAAAGAATACGGTGCCTATGTTATCCGCAAGAAATATCAGCGGAGAGTACTTATGGCGCTGTTGTATTCTGTTGCCGGTATTGTCGTGATTGTTGGTGTACCCAAATTGTTAGAGGTGCTTTCAAAAGTAAAATTGAGCAGCAAGACTGCGGTTACAGAAGTTGTAACACTCGCTGAACCACCACCAATTGACAAGACCACTCCTCCACCCCCACCTGTTATTCCTCCACCCCCTGTTCAACAAACGATCAAATTTACCCCTCCAAAAGTTGTAAAAGACGAAGAAGCCCAAGAGCCTCCGCCAACACAGGAAGAGGTTAAAGACATTCAGGTTTCAACGCAAACACAAGAGGGATCTAAAGACATCGTGGATTTACCGCCCGAAAACCCTGTTGTTGCCGACCCGGACGAAGGCAAGGTCTTTACCGTAGTTGAGGAAATGCCAACATTCCCAGGAGGCGAAGAAAAACTCTTCGAATATCTGCAAAGAAACATCAAATACCCTCCCGTTGCTCGTGAAAATGGCATCCAGGGACGGGTGTATGTTACCTTTGTTGTGGATAAAGACGGCAAAATCAAAGAAGCAAAGGTGCTGCGCGGAATTCAGGGCGGTTGTGACGAAGAAGCGTTACGCGTCGTCAGATCCATGCCCGATTGGAAACCGGGTCGTCAGAATGGCCGGAACGTACAGGTTCAATACAACCTGCCGGTTAATTTTACCCTGAAATAA